From the Scyliorhinus canicula chromosome 4, sScyCan1.1, whole genome shotgun sequence genome, the window GACTTTAATAGCCGCAATAAGTGTACGGGATCCAGATGTTGGTGAGAATGGGCAGGTTCAGTGTGCAATTGATGTAAATATTCCTTTTAAGCTTCAGAAGACACAGAACGACAACTATAAATTGGTTTCAAATGATGTTTTGGATTGTGAAACGTACCCTGAGTACAATATATCAATTTCCTGTTGGGACAGCGGGTTTCCTCCGCTTGCAGCAATTAAAAACATATTGGTGTCTATTTCAGATGTAAATGATAATGCGCCGAAATTTACACAGCCCTCATATAATGTACTTATTATGGAGAACAACCAACCTGGTGCTTTTCTATCTGCTGTCACCGCTTTGGATCCAGATTTGGCTCAGAATGGAGCGGTGACCTATTCATTCCTGAAAAATAAGATGCAGAATGTGTCTACGTCTCCGTACATTTCAATGAACTCGGAGAGTGGAAGCATTTACGCGCTGCTTTCCTTTGACTATGAACAGCTGAAGAATTTCCAGACCATTGTTCAAGCTCAGGATGCTGGATTACCTCCACTGAGCAGCACTGCCATCGTAAATGTTATTATCCTGGACCAAAATGACAATGCCCCGGTCATTATTTCACCATTACCGTGCAACAGTTCCGCATCAGTGCAGATTGACCGGCAGGCCATATATCCAGGAGACGTTGTCACCAAGGTAATCGCAACTGACGCAGATTCCGGCATGAACACACGGCTTTTCTTCCAAATGTTGGAGGCTTCTGATTCTAGTCTTTTCAGCGTGGGTCTACTCTCTGGAGAAATCAGTGCAGTTCGAAAGTTTAATAACCATGACGCCACAACGCAGAAAGTAGTTATCATGGTAAAGGACAATGGACAACCCAGCCTCTCCAGCACAACTACCATCTGTTATTCAGTCTTGTCCAATGTTCCTGAAAAACTCTCAGTCCAAAGTCGTGAGCCCAGTGATCCTGACAACATTACGGAACTAAATATTTATTTAATCATCATTTTTGGGTCAACATCGTTCATATTTCTTGCAATTATCATAATTCTGGCAGTGCTAAAATGCAAACAGGACAAGAATATCAATCATTACAATCCCACATGTTGTTGTCGCCGTAGACGGAGTCATTCGAATGATGCCTTTCATCGGAGAAATATCTCAAAAGACATGATAAGCTACACAGGAACACATCAGCCACTTCCCATTTCTGCAACTTATCAGTACTCTGTCCGTTTACCTCCAGATTCATCAAAAAGTGATTTCTTATTCCTAAAACCCTGCGATGCAACCTTACCATTGAATGATTTGAATATCCATGCCAGTAGCGTGAGAAAAGAAGAAATATAACTTTCAGGCTGGGCTATTATGTCAAAAATCACTCTCATGTATGATTGAATTATTGTGTGTTGCaacttaaattgcccaatataaAAGAAGAAACTGAGTATGTGTAGGTAGCCATATTGAAGACTATTTGCTCTATCTTTATCTTCTGAATGTCGtaataataatctgctttgttAGTTTCCCCCTAACCTTTTGCTGTTCTGTGGTTTTACGACTCGTGTTACGTCAGTGTACCGATCACAGCTCTAAAAGCTTTCTTTTCAACACTGATGTTGTATTAAATTATTCAGTCTTTACTTGCAATGATGTGAGTGCATTGTCGTTCGTCAATACATATCAGGAACCTCATATTTTCACAATTTATTCCGATGTTACAGAATTGTCAAGTGAGCATTTGAAGTGATGATGATGAAATAAATCAATCATGTACTTTCCTTCAATACATAACAACAAGAAGGTTAGATGAAAGCAATTTGTAAAATATATGGAGCGATCAGGATGCAACTGCCTTTTCCCTGAGAAGAGGCTACAGATCACCTGGAGGCATTTGGATAAAACCAGATGACAATTATTTCAATATGATGAGATGACTAATAACACTTGAACGATTCTTGACAAAGATACAACGCTTGTTAATAACTGATGAAAATAATTTCCCTGAAGATATGCAAATGAAGTTATTGGAGGAATTTTAATCAAATAGGATTTCAATTTGCAACGGCTAATGAGAAAAAACCCAAATAATTAAGAAGGGCTCACACTTTATAATAGAAACATAGCGACAATTTGACCAACCACTATAGAAGTCTCCTCCATTTAGTCCCAAGTAGCTTTTCGAAACTCTTGCCAGTTGTTTATTCACCAACTTATTTGGGAGCCTCCAACCTGAACTCTGGTCCATGAAGATTTCCGTGCCCAGGTCATCTGACTCTGAAACCAAAAGTAACTCTGACTTCTTTATCCTTAAATTGTGTTTTATTTGATTTGCGGTTTTGAGGTATTGGGC encodes:
- the LOC119965481 gene encoding protocadherin-10-like, whose translation is MANTVKSRVPFIFLLGALNLVSGQVHYSIPEELEYGAFVGNIAEDLKLNIWELSARNFRLVSDDRNQYMEVNLENGILHVGERIDREYLCGQRSHCSISFEIELDNPPEMHRVAVEILDVNDNSPSFSKDVYSFRIIELTATGARYPLESAFDPDAGSNTISGYQISPNSHFGLKVQTRSDGGKMAGLLLEKSLDREEQSTFHLVLTAIDGGIPHRSGTAQIIISIMDANDNAPVFDHGIYRTNVLENAPKGTLVIKVNAVDLDEGTNAELTYSFTSHTLQRARELFKLDPGTGEIRVQGVLDFEQNNLHELHVEAVDKSSFAMTGHTKVLVGLIDVNDNIPEVEVTSVSSTIAEDAHPGTLIAAISVRDPDVGENGQVQCAIDVNIPFKLQKTQNDNYKLVSNDVLDCETYPEYNISISCWDSGFPPLAAIKNILVSISDVNDNAPKFTQPSYNVLIMENNQPGAFLSAVTALDPDLAQNGAVTYSFLKNKMQNVSTSPYISMNSESGSIYALLSFDYEQLKNFQTIVQAQDAGLPPLSSTAIVNVIILDQNDNAPVIISPLPCNSSASVQIDRQAIYPGDVVTKVIATDADSGMNTRLFFQMLEASDSSLFSVGLLSGEISAVRKFNNHDATTQKVVIMVKDNGQPSLSSTTTICYSVLSNVPEKLSVQSREPSDPDNITELNIYLIIIFGSTSFIFLAIIIILAVLKCKQDKNINHYNPTCCCRRRRSHSNDAFHRRNISKDMISYTGTHQPLPISATYQYSVRLPPDSSKSDFLFLKPCDATLPLNDLNIHASSVRKEEI